One stretch of Maylandia zebra isolate NMK-2024a linkage group LG13, Mzebra_GT3a, whole genome shotgun sequence DNA includes these proteins:
- the chchd1 gene encoding small ribosomal subunit protein mS37, whose translation MATQGGIVFQEKVSRLLRGQNGKPVLKPNRALVLKDAVANRKPKKGEASCITEMSVLMACWKQNNFVDTLCSNEINSFYMCVEKAQADAKNKAGQSNIQGGRLPPKQATALLKRYPNLCKEI comes from the exons ATGGCCACGCAGGGAGGCATCGTGTTCCAGGAGAAGGTCAGCAGACTGCTCCGCGGACAGAACGGAAAACCAGTGCTCAAACCCAACAGGGCTCTGGTTCTGAAAGACGCTGTAGCGAACCGAAAACCCAAGAAAGGGG AGGCCTCTTGTATCACTGAAATGTCAGTCCTGATGGCCTGTTGGAAGCAGAACAACTTTGTGGACACTCTGTGCTCTAATGAGATTAACAGCTTTTATATGTGTGTGGAAAAGGCTCAG GCTGATGCGAAGAATAAAGCTGGACAGAGCAACATCCAGGGAGGACGTCTGCCACCAAAGCAAGCCACGGCGCTTCTGAAGAGATATCCCAACCTGTGCAAAGAGATCTga